CAAAATTAACATCAGGTCAATGGGCGGAGGTGGGTAGTTGGCCTAGATTAGGGCAATCTACTTGCCATGGGCAATGGAATTCGTTTGGAATGAATGAAATTAAACTCCCTTAGTTGATGAACCATGGTAACAAGCTGGGAATTACCAATGGATCCCCCCTCAGCCAGGCAATTAACAGGGCCAAGGCCAAACAGCCCCCCAGGGTTAAACCCAACAGAGCCAGCGCAAAAAACTCCCCCGCCGACAAAGGGCGATCACTAGCATCCAAATAGGCGGAATTTCTTCCCAAGCTTGTTGATGCGGCCGAATTTTGCCCTTGGAGGGGATCCGGCGGTACCTGAATCACATTCCAACGGGAATAGCCAATTTGCAAGTCGTACACAGAACGGCGATCAGGATTGCTCAATACAGCATAAGCCTCATTCAAGCGCTGAAATTTGACCGTGGCAATGTCTGGGGTTAATAGGGTAGTGTCTGGATGGTAGCGCTTGCTTAATTCCCGGTAGGCTCGACGGATGGCCACCGGGGAAGCGGCGGGGTGTAGTTCCAAAACACCGTAATAACTGTCGGCAAAAGGAGAAGGGGCCACTCCCGGTCGGGGTCGAGATTGGGTGGAATGGGGATTAGAAGACACGGGAAAGTTTACATTGGGAAAGACTTTGCCCTATTTTAGACTGAGTTTTTTCCACGATGATTATGTCTGTGTGTTTGCCATGGCTGGCCCGTTGTCGCCGCTTTCTCATAGTTTCCCTTGCTTTTGCTATGTTACTGCTGGGAATCTGGGGCACTCTGCCCTTTTCCCTGTCCGATCACGGTACGGCGATCGCCGCTTTGGAAGATGACCGTTACGATGGCAATATTTTTGTTGTATATGCCGGCAATGGTTCCCTGGTGCCGCCCCGCTTAAACCTAAGAGAATCCTTTGAACGCAAATTGCCGGTTATTTTGGTTTATTACCTCGATGACAGTAAAGATTGCAAACAGTATGCTTTCATCGTTTCCCGTATGCAGGAATTTTACGGTCGGGTTGCTAGCATTATTCCCGTTTCCGTTGACAGCATTCCCGACCAAAAGCGTTTCCGTCGCGATGAGCCTGGCTATTACTACAGCGGTGGGGTACCCCAGACGGTAATTCTAGACAAAAGCGGCAAAAAAATCTTCGACGCCCAGGGAGCACTTAAGTTTGAAGTAGTGGATGATGTTCTCCGGGATTTATTTGATTTATTGCCCCGTTCCGAGTCCATGGAACTGAAACAGCGTACCTATAACGAATTCAATAGTGAATTAGTCGATTAACTCATTCTTTCCGACAACAAAAAAACGGATAAGCCCAGTAAAGTTAGTTGGGTTTATCCGCTTTAAGGTCAATTTGTTACCGGAAATTTAGGGGAAAAAGTCTAGGGGTCATGGTCGTCCGGGCCGAAGTCAAAATCGTCTAGGGAAGTTGAGATTACAGCATCGGCACCGGGGGAGCTGGTGTCACTCAACAA
The genomic region above belongs to Synechocystis sp. PCC 6803 substr. PCC-P and contains:
- a CDS encoding J domain-containing protein; its protein translation is MSSNPHSTQSRPRPGVAPSPFADSYYGVLELHPAASPVAIRRAYRELSKRYHPDTTLLTPDIATVKFQRLNEAYAVLSNPDRRSVYDLQIGYSRWNVIQVPPDPLQGQNSAASTSLGRNSAYLDASDRPLSAGEFFALALLGLTLGGCLALALLIAWLRGDPLVIPSLLPWFIN
- a CDS encoding thylakoid membrane photosystem I accumulation factor; protein product: MIMSVCLPWLARCRRFLIVSLAFAMLLLGIWGTLPFSLSDHGTAIAALEDDRYDGNIFVVYAGNGSLVPPRLNLRESFERKLPVILVYYLDDSKDCKQYAFIVSRMQEFYGRVASIIPVSVDSIPDQKRFRRDEPGYYYSGGVPQTVILDKSGKKIFDAQGALKFEVVDDVLRDLFDLLPRSESMELKQRTYNEFNSELVD